AGGCCACAGCTTCGTCATAGCCATGCATATCGCTGCACGCCGGAGCTACGTGGCCGACCAGCTGAGCCAGTCGCTGCAACTTGCGAGCTTTGCATCCGATACGAAGCTCCAAAAGACCGGCAAGACGGACCAGCGCTGTCGCCCGCGAGACTTCGACGATGCAGATTGGGCGACGACTCTCAATCCGATAGCCATTGATGGAATGATTCGCGCTGCGTCGCCGTTCGACGACAGTGAACCGACTGGCAACGCCGAGGCGCAACAAGGCATTGAAAACCTGAGTCGCCAACTCTGGCGATACTGTGGCGTACTCGACGGAACCATGCGCCGTACCTCGCGGATTGATCCTCTCTCGCACACAGCCATCGGTGTCGATGAGCCCCGATAGACATCCGAGCCAGAAATCACGGCTAAACGCATCAGAGGGCAAAGACTTCCGGTCGCACCGCTGGCCCCACACGCCGTAGCGACGAAGGCATTCAGTCATGGGGTTCCGATACCCTGACCTGAACGGGAATCGCATGCGCACGATCGAACCATTCGAGGTTTCACGCACACCGCATCCATGCTCAGAGGCAAAGTCCCGCATGAACGCTGCGGCTCCGTCACACGGGTCACCGTGGAACTCAGGAGTACACGAAGTCATTCCACCATCGCCGAGCATCGCTCCAACGAAGTATCCTTCGCGAGCATCTCCCTCGTTTCCGAAGTAAGCAGCAGTCAACGGAAGCGGTACCCGGTCTCCAGTAGCCAGAGCGTCAGTCCG
This genomic stretch from Streptomyces deccanensis harbors:
- a CDS encoding LAGLIDADG family homing endonuclease, coding for MDKELRGGIAEGSRVWLPDGSARPIEEVVAKRLPVLSYNKEWDTRPVRYGANQGSRDHSVGELISVVPSTWSGSVLREAYSIRFVSGRIIEVSGDQPWVTQRRKGRQAWEWKRTDALATGDRVPLPLTAAYFGNEGDAREGYFVGAMLGDGGMTSCTPEFHGDPCDGAAAFMRDFASEHGCGVRETSNGSIVRMRFPFRSGYRNPMTECLRRYGVWGQRCDRKSLPSDAFSRDFWLGCLSGLIDTDGCVRERINPRGTAHGSVEYATVSPELATQVFNALLRLGVASRFTVVERRRSANHSINGYRIESRRPICIVEVSRATALVRLAGLLELRIGCKARKLQRLAQLVGHVAPACSDMHGYDEAVALDRVKTVESIGVKSVYGVLASPSGLFVVNGLVLGAR